In Oceanobacillus sp. FSL K6-2867, one DNA window encodes the following:
- the coaBC gene encoding bifunctional phosphopantothenoylcysteine decarboxylase/phosphopantothenate--cysteine ligase CoaBC: MVNQKNILLGVSGGIAVYKACALASKLTQKGANVKVMMTESATKFVSPLTFQALSRNPVYIDTFDEKNPKKIAHIDIADWADIAIIAPATANIIGKLANGIADDMLSTTLLATEADVYIAPAMNVHMYAHSAVIQNMKQLADWGYHFIEPGAGYLACGYVGKGRLEEPESIIQAVEHHQRKEQKLAGKRVLISAGPTREKVDPVRFFTNRSSGKMGYALAEVAAELGAEVTLVSGPVSESVTHPNIKRINVLTAEEMYEAMHAHFENQNIVIKAAAVADYRPKLVHDQKVKKQDGNWEIEMERTKDILKSLGEVKTNQFLVGFAAETNNPLEYGEKKLIQKQLDAIVVNDVSADGAGFEGDTNMVTYVNKAMQQDEVSLASKREVATRILEFIDRDMKDE, translated from the coding sequence ATGGTTAATCAGAAGAATATTCTACTCGGGGTTTCTGGTGGAATTGCTGTATATAAAGCATGTGCGCTAGCCAGTAAGTTAACACAAAAAGGCGCAAATGTGAAAGTCATGATGACAGAAAGTGCAACTAAATTTGTTTCGCCGCTTACGTTTCAGGCGTTATCAAGAAATCCAGTATATATTGATACATTTGATGAAAAAAACCCAAAGAAAATCGCTCATATCGATATTGCAGATTGGGCTGATATTGCTATTATTGCACCAGCAACTGCAAATATAATCGGTAAATTAGCAAATGGCATTGCGGATGATATGTTATCAACAACATTATTGGCGACTGAAGCTGATGTTTACATTGCCCCTGCAATGAATGTTCATATGTATGCACATTCAGCAGTTATTCAAAATATGAAGCAGCTTGCGGATTGGGGCTACCATTTTATTGAACCTGGCGCAGGTTATTTAGCCTGTGGCTATGTTGGAAAGGGACGGTTAGAAGAGCCTGAAAGTATTATCCAAGCAGTTGAACATCATCAGCGCAAAGAACAAAAGCTTGCTGGAAAAAGGGTGCTTATATCGGCTGGTCCAACAAGAGAGAAAGTTGACCCTGTCCGTTTTTTTACTAACCGATCTTCAGGGAAAATGGGCTATGCACTCGCTGAAGTTGCTGCGGAATTAGGTGCTGAAGTGACACTTGTATCAGGTCCGGTTTCTGAAAGTGTTACACACCCAAATATTAAACGCATTAACGTATTGACCGCTGAAGAAATGTATGAAGCGATGCACGCTCATTTTGAAAACCAGAATATTGTAATAAAAGCTGCTGCAGTAGCAGATTACAGGCCAAAGCTTGTACATGATCAAAAAGTAAAAAAACAGGATGGGAATTGGGAAATTGAAATGGAGCGCACCAAAGATATTCTGAAGTCACTTGGTGAAGTGAAGACAAATCAATTTTTAGTAGGATTTGCTGCAGAAACAAATAACCCACTTGAGTATGGAGAGAAAAAATTAATACAGAAGCAATTGGATGCCATTGTTGTAAATGATGTTTCTGCTGACGGGGCGGGCTTTGAAGGTGATACCAACATGGTGACCTATGTAAATAAAGCTATGCAGCAAGATGAGGTTTCTTTAGCTTCAAAAAGGGAAGTAGCTACAAGAATCCTAGAATTTATTGATCGTGATATGAAGGATGAATGA
- a CDS encoding DUF370 domain-containing protein produces the protein MSLSLINIGFGNVVSANRIISIVSPESAPIKRIITVARENNKLVDATYGRRTRAVIITDSDHVVLSAVQPETVGQRVISNEEISDE, from the coding sequence TTGAGCTTGAGTTTAATTAATATCGGTTTCGGAAATGTGGTGTCGGCAAATCGAATTATTTCGATCGTATCACCTGAATCTGCGCCGATAAAACGGATTATTACAGTGGCTAGAGAAAATAATAAATTAGTAGATGCTACATATGGAAGACGAACTCGTGCTGTGATTATAACAGATAGTGATCACGTCGTTCTCTCTGCTGTTCAACCGGAGACAGTTGGACAACGGGTGATTAGCAATGAAGAAATTTCAGACGAATAG
- the rsmB gene encoding 16S rRNA (cytosine(967)-C(5))-methyltransferase RsmB, whose product MTAYQLRNTILDLLLRIEKDSGFSHLLIDNEMKSKRISPKDEGLLTEIVYGTIQRKLTLDYYLDNFVKKNKKMDAWVRMLLRMSVYQMIYLDKVPDHAIIHEAVEIAKQRGHKGIASFVNGVLRNIQRNGVSDTKVITDDASRLSIETSHPEWLVRRWLSMYDYETVKAMCEANLTRKPISIRIQPLKITREKAMHILDELGFQTKASAFSKQGIILEKGNILHTELFRQGYVTIQDQSSMLVAEMLEAEPGMKVLDACSAPGGKVTHIAEKMQNKGVIHAYDLHKKKVKLIDDKAQQLNLTIIDAKPGDARKLDEHYETASFDRILIDAPCSGLGVIRGKPEIKYHKQEEDIKRLAEIQSEILEHVAPLLKKDGLLIYSTCTVDVLENEKVVQNFLVNQPDFQIDKAFFETLPAGLKHSAGITKSGLQLFPHDGTDGFFLTRMKKN is encoded by the coding sequence ATGACAGCATATCAGCTACGAAATACGATTCTGGATTTACTGCTCCGCATTGAGAAGGACAGTGGATTCAGTCATTTATTAATCGACAATGAAATGAAGTCTAAACGAATTTCTCCAAAGGATGAAGGTCTTTTAACGGAAATTGTTTACGGTACAATTCAACGAAAATTGACGTTAGACTATTATTTGGACAATTTTGTGAAGAAGAATAAAAAAATGGATGCTTGGGTTCGTATGCTTTTACGAATGTCTGTGTATCAAATGATCTACTTGGATAAAGTCCCAGATCATGCAATAATTCATGAGGCAGTGGAAATTGCCAAACAGCGTGGGCATAAAGGAATCGCTTCTTTTGTTAATGGCGTGCTGCGAAATATCCAGCGTAATGGCGTATCAGATACAAAAGTAATTACTGATGATGCATCAAGGCTATCGATTGAAACAAGCCATCCAGAATGGCTTGTAAGACGGTGGTTGTCGATGTATGACTATGAAACGGTTAAAGCAATGTGTGAAGCTAATTTGACAAGAAAGCCAATTTCTATAAGGATTCAGCCACTCAAAATTACACGTGAGAAAGCAATGCATATATTAGATGAACTTGGCTTCCAGACAAAAGCATCTGCATTCTCAAAACAAGGCATTATTTTGGAAAAAGGAAACATTCTTCATACCGAATTATTTCGTCAGGGCTATGTAACCATTCAGGATCAAAGTTCGATGCTTGTTGCTGAAATGTTAGAAGCAGAGCCGGGTATGAAAGTGCTGGATGCTTGTAGTGCACCTGGCGGGAAAGTAACACATATTGCCGAAAAAATGCAGAATAAAGGTGTAATCCATGCATATGACCTGCATAAAAAGAAAGTAAAACTAATTGATGATAAAGCACAGCAACTTAATTTAACCATAATCGATGCTAAGCCTGGTGATGCCAGGAAACTTGATGAACATTACGAGACAGCTAGCTTTGATCGGATTCTGATTGATGCTCCATGCTCAGGATTGGGAGTTATTCGCGGGAAACCAGAAATTAAATACCATAAGCAAGAAGAAGACATCAAACGGTTGGCGGAAATTCAATCCGAAATACTTGAACACGTAGCACCATTGCTTAAAAAGGATGGGTTGTTAATTTATAGCACGTGTACGGTTGATGTACTGGAAAACGAAAAAGTAGTACAAAACTTCCTTGTTAACCAACCGGACTTTCAAATCGACAAAGCTTTTTTTGAAACATTACCAGCCGGATTAAAACATTCAGCAGGGATAACGAAAAGTGGATTGCAGTTATTTCCTCATGATGGAACAGATGGTTTCTTCTTAACACGCATGAAAAAAAATTAA
- the priA gene encoding primosomal protein N' — MNIARVIVDVPASSTNQTFDYAIPEKFQEILTVGMRVIVPFGQRKIMGFVVERVSESSFARLKEILDVLDFTPVLTKELLELGKWVANETLSLYITALQAMLPQVLKSTYEKELVRMTEERLPEVFELLFAGRDYIPFAEFEAATIRYYQLQKLIEAGDIAVDYLVKSRITKKHVTMVKPIKDIHLLEEAVHDLNKNAKKQKLLLQFFMEHEKPIEQQELLKKVGTTTNTVKTLVDKGLLETYQQEVMRDPYQNREFERTTPLTLTKQQGEAIAPINEAVQADKHNVFLIHGVTGSGKTEIYLQAIQEVLNKGKEAIVLVPEISLTPQMVNRFKGRFGSMVAVMHSALSAGEKYDEWRKVQRKEVKVVVGARSAVFAPFENLGIIIIDEEHETTYKQEDQPRYHARDVAIHRGQTNSCPVILGSATPALESYARASKDVYKLATLSERTNQMDMPEVKIVDMRQELHAGNRTMFSRDLMEKMEQCLENGEQIVLLLNRRGYSTFIMCRDCGHVKECPHCDIALTYHKNSNQMKCHYCSYEERVPVVCPECESDLIRYFGTGTQRVEESLTKLLPEARVIRMDVDTTRRKGAHEKLLKQFGERKADILLGTQMIAKGLDFENVTLVGVLTADSMLHLPDFRSSEKTFQLLTQVSGRAGRHELPGTVIVQTYTPEHYSIELASQYDFQSFYKREMAMRKAFQYPPYYFLSLVTVSHENQVKAVQTTQQIVQMLSQHVGDRTVLLGPTPSPIPRIKDRYRYQCMIKYRNEPNLRTYLNKIKTIFADDIRKNDLLISVDMQPYHMM, encoded by the coding sequence TTGAATATAGCAAGAGTTATTGTTGATGTACCGGCAAGTTCTACAAACCAAACGTTTGACTATGCAATACCAGAAAAATTTCAGGAAATACTTACGGTCGGGATGCGAGTAATTGTCCCATTTGGTCAACGAAAAATCATGGGCTTTGTCGTAGAAAGAGTCAGTGAATCTTCTTTCGCTAGACTGAAAGAAATTCTAGATGTATTAGACTTTACACCAGTGTTAACCAAGGAGCTGCTTGAACTCGGTAAATGGGTAGCCAATGAAACGCTTAGTTTATACATTACTGCATTACAAGCAATGCTCCCGCAAGTATTAAAGTCCACCTACGAGAAGGAACTTGTGCGTATGACAGAGGAGCGGCTTCCAGAAGTGTTTGAACTATTATTTGCTGGTCGAGACTACATTCCGTTTGCAGAGTTTGAGGCAGCTACTATTCGATATTATCAGCTTCAAAAGTTAATTGAAGCAGGGGATATTGCCGTTGATTATCTTGTGAAATCCCGAATTACAAAAAAGCATGTGACAATGGTTAAACCTATAAAAGACATACACTTGTTAGAAGAAGCAGTCCATGATTTAAATAAAAATGCGAAAAAACAAAAGCTGCTTCTTCAGTTTTTTATGGAACATGAAAAGCCAATTGAGCAGCAGGAGCTTTTAAAAAAAGTAGGGACTACAACAAATACGGTAAAAACGCTCGTTGATAAAGGTTTATTGGAAACCTATCAACAGGAAGTAATGCGTGATCCATATCAAAATCGTGAATTCGAAAGAACAACACCCCTGACTTTAACCAAACAGCAAGGGGAAGCAATTGCACCGATTAATGAAGCGGTTCAAGCGGACAAGCATAACGTTTTCCTGATTCATGGAGTTACAGGCAGCGGGAAAACAGAAATTTATTTACAAGCAATTCAAGAAGTCTTGAACAAAGGGAAAGAAGCAATTGTACTTGTACCGGAAATTTCATTGACACCGCAAATGGTCAACCGGTTTAAAGGCAGGTTTGGCTCTATGGTTGCTGTAATGCATAGTGCGCTTTCAGCAGGAGAAAAGTATGACGAGTGGCGCAAAGTACAGCGAAAAGAAGTGAAAGTAGTTGTTGGAGCCCGTTCTGCCGTTTTTGCTCCATTTGAGAATCTAGGAATTATTATTATTGATGAAGAGCATGAAACGACCTATAAACAAGAAGATCAGCCACGCTATCATGCGCGCGATGTTGCTATCCACCGTGGACAAACTAATAGCTGCCCAGTGATATTAGGAAGTGCGACGCCAGCTTTAGAATCATATGCAAGAGCCAGTAAGGATGTTTATAAGCTGGCAACATTAAGCGAGCGGACGAATCAAATGGATATGCCGGAAGTAAAAATTGTGGATATGCGGCAGGAATTACATGCGGGAAATCGAACTATGTTTTCCAGGGATTTAATGGAAAAGATGGAGCAATGTCTTGAAAATGGGGAACAAATTGTATTATTGCTTAACCGCAGAGGGTATTCAACCTTTATAATGTGTCGAGACTGTGGACATGTAAAAGAATGTCCACATTGTGATATAGCATTAACTTATCATAAAAACAGTAATCAAATGAAATGCCATTACTGCTCTTATGAAGAACGTGTACCTGTAGTCTGCCCGGAATGTGAAAGTGATTTGATTCGCTATTTCGGTACGGGAACACAGCGGGTAGAGGAATCGTTAACAAAGCTTTTACCTGAAGCCCGGGTTATTCGTATGGATGTTGATACTACCAGGAGAAAAGGCGCGCATGAAAAGCTGTTAAAGCAATTCGGAGAAAGAAAGGCTGATATTTTATTAGGAACACAGATGATTGCGAAGGGGCTAGACTTTGAAAATGTTACATTAGTAGGAGTTCTGACAGCGGATTCGATGCTGCATCTTCCTGACTTCCGTTCATCGGAAAAAACGTTTCAGCTGTTAACCCAAGTAAGTGGTCGCGCCGGCAGGCATGAACTGCCAGGAACAGTAATCGTTCAAACATATACACCAGAGCATTATAGCATCGAGCTGGCTAGTCAATATGACTTTCAATCCTTTTATAAACGGGAAATGGCTATGCGTAAAGCATTTCAATATCCACCCTATTATTTTTTATCGCTCGTAACGGTTTCTCATGAGAATCAAGTGAAAGCAGTTCAGACAACACAACAAATTGTTCAAATGCTTTCACAGCATGTCGGGGATAGAACGGTATTATTAGGGCCGACACCGTCGCCTATTCCACGGATCAAAGATAGATATCGCTATCAATGCATGATAAAATATAGAAATGAACCAAACTTAAGAACCTATTTAAATAAAATAAAAACTATTTTTGCAGACGACATACGAAAAAATGATTTGCTAATTTCCGTTGATATGCAACCATACCATATGATGTAA
- the gmk gene encoding guanylate kinase, producing MIEEKGILFILSGPSGVGKGTVRKKLFEEASKLQYSISMTTRNIRPGEVDGVDYFYKSVEEFEKLIEENQLLEYAKYVSNYYGTPRKYVEETLAKGQDVFLEIEVQGALQVKENFPEGVFIFLFPPSLEELKNRIVNRGTESQELVINRLKEARKEIEMMDAYDYVVVNDRVEHAVDKVKAIIKSEHLKRERVAKQYKKILEDELK from the coding sequence TTGATTGAAGAGAAAGGAATTTTATTTATTCTTTCTGGCCCTTCCGGTGTTGGTAAAGGAACAGTAAGGAAAAAGTTATTTGAAGAAGCATCGAAATTGCAATATTCCATTTCGATGACAACAAGAAATATACGTCCAGGTGAAGTGGACGGGGTAGACTACTTCTATAAATCTGTTGAAGAATTCGAGAAGCTGATTGAAGAAAATCAGCTATTAGAATATGCGAAATATGTAAGTAATTATTATGGAACTCCACGTAAATATGTAGAAGAAACGTTAGCCAAAGGACAGGATGTCTTTTTGGAAATAGAAGTACAAGGTGCCTTGCAGGTAAAGGAGAACTTTCCTGAAGGCGTATTTATTTTCCTTTTCCCACCAAGCCTGGAAGAACTTAAAAATCGTATAGTGAATCGCGGAACGGAATCACAGGAATTAGTGATCAATCGGTTGAAGGAAGCCCGCAAGGAAATTGAAATGATGGATGCTTATGATTATGTTGTTGTAAATGACCGTGTTGAGCATGCGGTAGACAAGGTTAAAGCAATTATAAAAAGTGAGCATTTGAAACGGGAACGAGTTGCCAAGCAGTATAAAAAAATATTGGAGGATGAGTTAAAATGA
- a CDS encoding calcium-translocating P-type ATPase, PMCA-type, whose product MNWYQLDAEKVEKKLHVSADRGLSGNQANERRKQYGENILEAKKNTSKWLIFLKQFQDFMVLVLLAATLIAGLLGEFVDAIAIMVIVLVNGFIGFFQEQKAENSLEKLKELSAPMANVLRNESWEKISSREVVVGDIVRVNSGDRIPADLRIIRSNGMETEESALTGESLPVAKHATAITKDGLDVQDQVNMGFMGTLVTRGSGIGIVVGTGMNTVMGQIASLMANTKKMITPLELKLAELGKILIIVALFLTILVVGLGVVQGHPMYEMFLAGVSLAVAAIPEGLPAIVTVALSLGVQRMIRKKALVRKLSAVETLGCASVICSDKTGTMTENQMTVKEIFLNGKYLYVSGDGYQTQGDFFHNREKIKRSFPNLETMLSYGMLCNNASIVVKKGKNFIDGDPTDGALLVAAKKLGLSEELSKKFRIIKEFPFDSDRKRMSIVVEDENQMRFLITKGAPDVLLPRSAFYMDKDNRKLLNKENKALIEDAINEMANKALRTIAIGMRSLSSNVSLDSALLEDELTLIGLYGLMDPPRKEVKSAIRECKEAGIKTVMITGDHVNTARAIAENLQLLPPNGLVLEGQQLNRMSSEELSNVIEDTYVFARVTPEHKLKIVKAFQEKGHIVAMTGDGVNDAPAIKASDIGISMGVTGTDVTKEASSLILMDDNFATIKSAIQEGRNIYENIRKFIRYLLASNVGEILVMLFAMLLAMPLPLIPVQILWVNLVTDGLPAMALGLDKAEEDVMKRSPRNPREGIFSRGLGYKIISRGILIGIVTLIGFMITYQNNPDNLIFAQTTAFSTLVMAQLIHVFDCRSEHSVFARNPFENIYLVFAVISSLLLLLVVIYWPPLQPIFHTVSLSLRDWLLIIGLSAIPTVLFGFTKK is encoded by the coding sequence ATGAATTGGTATCAGTTAGATGCAGAAAAGGTAGAGAAGAAGCTTCATGTATCAGCGGACAGAGGATTATCAGGAAATCAGGCAAATGAGCGAAGAAAGCAATATGGTGAAAATATTCTGGAAGCAAAGAAAAATACATCCAAATGGTTGATCTTCTTAAAGCAATTTCAGGATTTTATGGTCCTTGTTTTACTCGCTGCTACACTGATAGCTGGATTGCTTGGAGAATTTGTTGATGCTATTGCGATTATGGTCATCGTATTGGTTAATGGTTTTATCGGTTTTTTCCAGGAACAAAAAGCAGAAAACTCATTGGAAAAACTAAAAGAGTTATCGGCCCCAATGGCAAATGTGCTGCGAAACGAGAGCTGGGAGAAGATATCATCAAGAGAGGTGGTTGTGGGGGATATTGTCAGGGTGAATAGCGGGGACCGTATTCCTGCTGATCTTCGTATTATTCGATCAAATGGGATGGAAACAGAGGAATCCGCCCTGACAGGGGAGTCTCTTCCCGTTGCTAAGCATGCAACAGCAATTACTAAGGATGGACTTGATGTACAGGATCAAGTGAATATGGGCTTTATGGGTACTCTTGTTACAAGAGGATCAGGTATAGGCATTGTTGTTGGAACTGGAATGAACACGGTGATGGGTCAAATTGCATCCCTAATGGCGAATACGAAAAAGATGATTACACCACTGGAGTTGAAACTAGCAGAACTCGGAAAGATATTAATCATTGTTGCTTTATTCCTTACAATACTTGTAGTAGGACTTGGAGTAGTACAAGGCCATCCAATGTATGAGATGTTTCTAGCTGGGGTTTCGTTGGCTGTTGCTGCGATTCCAGAGGGCTTGCCAGCAATTGTGACAGTCGCATTGTCACTTGGTGTACAACGTATGATTCGTAAAAAAGCACTCGTAAGAAAGTTATCTGCTGTAGAAACACTTGGATGCGCATCTGTTATTTGCTCAGATAAAACGGGAACAATGACCGAAAACCAAATGACGGTAAAAGAAATTTTTCTGAATGGGAAATACCTATATGTTTCAGGTGATGGCTACCAGACACAAGGTGATTTTTTCCATAACAGAGAGAAAATAAAACGCTCATTTCCCAATTTAGAAACAATGCTTTCATATGGAATGCTTTGTAATAATGCATCAATAGTCGTTAAAAAGGGGAAAAATTTTATTGATGGAGATCCGACAGATGGCGCGCTGCTAGTTGCAGCAAAGAAGTTAGGGCTGTCAGAAGAGCTTAGCAAAAAGTTCCGGATTATTAAAGAGTTTCCATTTGATTCAGACCGTAAACGAATGAGTATTGTAGTAGAAGATGAAAATCAAATGCGTTTTTTAATAACGAAAGGTGCCCCAGATGTACTTCTGCCTAGATCAGCTTTTTATATGGACAAAGATAATCGAAAGCTATTAAACAAGGAAAATAAAGCACTGATCGAGGATGCAATAAATGAAATGGCGAATAAAGCTTTACGAACAATAGCCATTGGTATGAGATCTCTTTCAAGTAATGTATCACTAGATTCAGCTCTATTGGAAGATGAATTGACACTTATTGGATTATATGGGCTAATGGATCCTCCGAGGAAAGAAGTAAAGTCCGCCATCAGGGAGTGTAAGGAAGCTGGAATTAAAACAGTTATGATTACAGGAGATCATGTCAATACAGCAAGAGCAATTGCTGAAAATTTGCAGCTGCTTCCACCAAATGGTCTTGTCCTGGAAGGGCAGCAGCTTAACCGAATGTCATCTGAAGAGCTAAGTAACGTAATTGAAGATACGTATGTGTTTGCACGAGTTACACCAGAGCATAAATTAAAGATTGTGAAAGCTTTTCAGGAAAAAGGACACATTGTTGCAATGACTGGAGATGGAGTTAATGATGCACCAGCCATTAAAGCAAGTGATATCGGGATTAGCATGGGTGTTACAGGCACTGACGTAACAAAGGAAGCGTCATCGCTGATCTTAATGGATGATAACTTTGCTACAATCAAGTCTGCTATTCAGGAAGGCAGAAATATTTATGAAAATATTCGGAAATTCATTCGATATTTACTTGCATCCAACGTAGGCGAGATACTTGTTATGCTGTTTGCAATGTTGCTTGCGATGCCTTTACCGCTTATTCCAGTTCAAATTCTTTGGGTGAACTTAGTTACAGATGGTCTTCCAGCAATGGCACTTGGGCTTGATAAAGCCGAGGAAGATGTAATGAAACGTTCGCCCAGGAATCCGAGGGAGGGGATTTTTTCAAGAGGCCTGGGCTATAAAATTATTAGCAGAGGGATTTTGATTGGGATTGTTACTTTAATTGGATTTATGATTACGTATCAAAATAACCCGGATAACTTAATATTTGCTCAAACAACTGCTTTTTCAACGCTAGTTATGGCACAGTTAATTCATGTGTTTGATTGCCGGAGTGAGCATTCCGTATTTGCCCGAAATCCTTTTGAGAACATATATCTGGTTTTTGCAGTGATTTCATCCTTGCTCCTTTTATTAGTTGTTATTTATTGGCCGCCATTACAGCCGATTTTCCATACGGTCAGTTTATCACTAAGAGATTGGCTGCTGATTATTGGCTTGAGCGCAATCCCGACCGTACTATTTGGCTTCACAAAAAAATAA
- a CDS encoding YicC/YloC family endoribonuclease, translating to MPLSMTGYGRKVLHIENTMVTIEIRSVNHRFLDIAIKLPRTFLFLEDKLKKTVQTQFNRGRIDVYINIEGDGFANRTLEADWELIDQYVNHLNEAKQKYYLDEKISLAFLSSKQEFFQIKETGDSLEHAHQLIIEGTLEACEQVFRMRQEEGKYLTSDLAQRLQEIHKTVLRLREKRDIVRKEYQERIMERIRAYLGDEVSKDGKFYQEIVLLAEKGDITEEITRLLGHIEHFEKTMNSPEASGRRLDFIIQEMHREANTIGSKSTDVTISEWNVSLKSLIEKMKEQVQNLE from the coding sequence ATGCCGTTAAGTATGACCGGTTATGGAAGAAAAGTATTACATATCGAAAATACGATGGTTACGATTGAAATTCGAAGTGTGAACCATCGCTTTCTAGATATAGCAATCAAACTGCCGCGTACATTTTTATTTTTGGAAGATAAACTGAAAAAAACTGTTCAAACTCAGTTTAATCGCGGACGAATAGATGTTTATATTAACATTGAAGGAGATGGGTTTGCTAATCGGACGTTAGAAGCAGATTGGGAATTAATTGACCAGTATGTGAACCATTTAAACGAGGCAAAGCAAAAATATTATTTAGATGAAAAAATTTCCTTAGCATTTTTATCATCTAAGCAAGAATTTTTTCAAATTAAAGAGACTGGCGATTCATTGGAACACGCCCATCAGCTAATTATAGAAGGAACATTAGAAGCATGTGAGCAAGTTTTTCGCATGCGCCAAGAGGAAGGAAAATACTTAACAAGTGATTTGGCGCAAAGACTCCAAGAAATTCATAAAACGGTGTTACGACTGCGTGAAAAAAGAGATATCGTTCGCAAGGAATATCAAGAAAGAATTATGGAACGAATTCGTGCTTATCTAGGGGACGAAGTTTCAAAAGATGGGAAATTCTATCAGGAAATTGTCTTGCTTGCAGAAAAAGGAGACATTACGGAAGAAATAACGAGACTGTTAGGTCATATCGAACATTTTGAGAAAACAATGAATAGTCCTGAAGCATCAGGAAGAAGGCTTGATTTTATTATCCAGGAGATGCATCGAGAAGCAAATACAATAGGTTCAAAGTCAACTGATGTTACAATCAGTGAGTGGAACGTTTCGCTTAAAAGTTTAATTGAAAAAATGAAAGAGCAAGTGCAGAATTTAGAATAA
- the fmt gene encoding methionyl-tRNA formyltransferase produces the protein MKRIVFMGTPDFSVPVLQTLIESDYEVVLVVTQPDRPKGRKRVITPPPVKVEAEKANIPVFQPEKLKNEYEEILSYEPDLIVTAAYGQLLPNALLEKPPYGCINVHASLLPELRGGAPIHYAIMEGKKKTGITIMYMVEKLDAGDILTQRAVPIEHDDHVGSMHEKLSQTGASLLMDTLPKLFLNELQPQKQDDEKATFASNIKREQEEIDWNKENTTIYNQIRGMHPWPVAFTTYERNVMKIWWGKPVDTVYEGKTPGEIAEKIDADGFVVVCGNQKGLKVTEIQPAGKKRMLVKDYLQGSDDRIKIGTILGE, from the coding sequence ATGAAACGAATTGTTTTTATGGGCACACCGGATTTTTCTGTTCCGGTTTTACAAACATTAATTGAATCTGATTATGAGGTGGTACTTGTTGTTACACAGCCAGACCGTCCAAAAGGACGAAAGCGTGTCATTACCCCTCCGCCAGTTAAGGTAGAAGCAGAGAAGGCAAATATTCCAGTGTTTCAGCCGGAAAAACTTAAAAATGAATACGAGGAAATTTTATCTTATGAACCAGATTTGATTGTAACTGCTGCATATGGGCAGCTGCTTCCAAACGCATTGCTTGAAAAACCGCCATACGGCTGTATTAATGTACATGCATCGTTATTGCCGGAATTGCGTGGTGGAGCTCCAATTCATTATGCAATAATGGAAGGTAAGAAGAAAACAGGAATTACGATTATGTACATGGTCGAAAAGCTGGATGCTGGAGATATTCTCACGCAACGGGCTGTACCGATTGAGCATGATGATCATGTTGGTTCCATGCATGAAAAATTATCGCAAACAGGTGCATCATTATTGATGGATACATTGCCAAAGCTCTTTTTAAATGAATTGCAGCCACAAAAGCAAGACGATGAAAAAGCAACATTTGCTTCGAACATTAAACGAGAGCAAGAAGAAATTGATTGGAATAAAGAAAATACAACTATTTACAACCAGATCCGTGGCATGCATCCATGGCCGGTTGCATTTACGACATATGAGAGAAATGTGATGAAAATCTGGTGGGGAAAACCAGTTGATACAGTATACGAAGGGAAAACCCCAGGTGAGATTGCTGAAAAAATAGATGCAGACGGATTTGTCGTGGTGTGCGGAAACCAAAAAGGGTTAAAAGTGACAGAAATCCAGCCTGCAGGCAAAAAACGGATGTTAGTAAAGGATTATCTGCAAGGCTCGGATGATCGCATTAAAATTGGAACGATATTAGGTGAATAG
- the rpoZ gene encoding DNA-directed RNA polymerase subunit omega → MMLEPSIDALQEKIKSKYTLVTLSARRARELSDTKDVMIEKPKSHKYVGMALEEIAAEKLYLAEDNK, encoded by the coding sequence ATGATGTTAGAACCATCAATTGATGCATTGCAAGAAAAAATTAAGTCTAAATATACACTCGTTACTTTGTCAGCAAGACGGGCAAGAGAGTTGAGTGATACAAAGGATGTAATGATTGAAAAGCCAAAATCTCATAAGTATGTTGGAATGGCATTAGAAGAAATTGCCGCTGAAAAATTATATTTGGCGGAAGATAATAAATAA